GCCCGTCAGAATGCACTTGCGCAATCGATTCTGCACTTGAGCTCAACGAGGCAAGTCGCTCACCTGCAAGAAGAGCTGCGGGTAGATGCAGGAGCGGGGACAGGCGCGGGTCACGCACTACCTCCAAGGCCCCGCTCCCAAGCCATTCGTAGAGTAAGGAGCGGGCGCGGTGGATGTACAGGCATAGTGAGCCCAGGCTGTAGTCCGGGTCTTTCGTTCCGGTGTCTCGCTCATAACCGCCATCATCTCCGTTTCCCGCTCCTTCTCATCGAACCCGGCGTGCGGATTTGCCGCACCGGGCTCTCGGACAGGCTTCACGACGAGGCTTGCGCAAGTCGTCGGCGAGGTAGGCGCCGAAGAGAGACCACCCCGAGAGAGCCGAAGACGTAGGACATTGGAAAGCGGTCGGCGCCCAAGCTGCCCACCTTGTGACGGCGTCGCAGGAAGCTGCGAATCCGGTCATAGACGTACAAGTCCATGTTTTGCCGAGCGGGACCAACGTTGTCATAACAGAAGTAGTTGGCCCAGCCGCGAAGGCGACGATTCAAGCGGGCGACCGTTTCCTTTATCGGTGTCTGATTCCCGGGACGGAGCAGCTCCCGGATGCGGGTGTGGAAGCGCTGGAGAGCCTTGCTGGCGGGCACAGCCGCCTGCCGACTGCGACCATCGACCTTCGAGCGGCGGGGACCGAAGGTGTATCCCAGGAAGGTGAAGTGGTCGTTGCGGGCATTCCGCACCGACGTCTTGTTCTGGTTCAGGCTCAGCTTCATCTTCTCGAAGTACCCGTTCACTCGGGCCAGGACGGCCTTGGCGCCGTGCCGACACAGAATCACAAAGTCGTCGGCATAGTTCACCAGGACCGCCCCGTACTTCTTATCGAGACCATGAAGCCGGAACGCCTTGAGAAACCGGTTGATGTAGATGTTCGCCAGTAGCGGCGATATCACACCACCCTGCGGCGTTCCCTGCTTGGACCCCTTCCCTCCCGTCAGCCGCGCATTGCCCTTGTCGTCGCGCTCTTCTACCGGCACCTTCAGCCACGACTTCAGCAGCCGCAGCATCCGGGCATCGCTGATGCGTCGGGCCAGGCACACCATCAGTTCGGCGTGCGGAATCGTGTCGAAGTACTTCGTCACGTCCGCATCGACAACCTGTCGATGGCCGTTCCAGAGTGCCCCATGGACCTTCTCCACAGCATCCAGAGCACTCCGGCCCGGTCGGTAGCCGTTGGCCGAATCCTCGAAGTCAGCCTCGAAGATCGGCTCGAGCACGAGTTTGGCAGCAGTCTGCACCACTCGGTCCCGAATCGTCGGGATACCGAGCGGACGCTCTCCTACGCCTCCGGGCTTTGGGATCATCACCCTCCGCACCGGTTGCGGCTTGTATCGCTCTTCTTTGACCTCCTCGCCAAGTTCACCCAACCACTTCTCCACGCCGTACCCCTCGATGTCCTCGAAGGTCTGCCCATCCACGCCAGGGGCACCCCGCTTTTCGCGGCTCAGCCGCCAGGCGTGGTACAGGATGTCCTCGCGGTACACCTTGTCGTACAACAGGTAGAACCGGTACTCGGGTGCCTGCTTGGCCTTACCGTAGAGCGCCCTCTGGAGCTTTCGGATCTTCTTTGGAGTTTCAAGGCTCACGCCAATCTCCTCTCCGCCGCTCCTTCCTGCGCATACCTGAACCAGGACCCCTTCCCTCCACCGGCTTTCACCGGCTTCACGGGTACTACGAGCCCCTCCGACTCCTGCCTGGGCCCAACCCCAAGGGCCGGTTGCCTCAGCGGCCCGCCGAGGAACCCAGACAGCTCTCCCACGTTGACGTCCATTCCTTGTGCACGTGCTGTGTCCAGTACCCCGGTAGCCCAGGAGCCTTCATCGAACGGTTCCTCCGGCTCCTGCATCGGCCTTCGCTGGTTAACCGGCAGCTCGGCGACTACATCTCTACTTTCGGGGCCTGCTCGGACTTCACTCGCGTTACGGCCCGCGCACTTGCCAGCCCGCCAATAGCGGACAGATTTCCCCTGGACTTCGGCGGATAGGTCACCCGCACCGCCGCTAGGGTAGCTACTATGGTGTACCGTCAACTCCATAGACCGGGTTTCCTCCGGTTGGAATGGACGCCCCTTACGTGGCGTCCGGCTAACATACGGTTCAGCTGCAAGCCATCAGCGCAAGCCTGCAACAGCCGCGAAGCGGCGTCCGATCGCTTACACGACCATCGAGGCGCACGTCTTGTACTGGTTCAGCGGGAATTGGACTGTCAGGTAAAAAACTACCATATGGACCACCGATTGGGGAGGGGCTGGAGGTGGG
This DNA window, taken from Desulfovibrio sp., encodes the following:
- the ltrA gene encoding group II intron reverse transcriptase/maturase; amino-acid sequence: MSLETPKKIRKLQRALYGKAKQAPEYRFYLLYDKVYREDILYHAWRLSREKRGAPGVDGQTFEDIEGYGVEKWLGELGEEVKEERYKPQPVRRVMIPKPGGVGERPLGIPTIRDRVVQTAAKLVLEPIFEADFEDSANGYRPGRSALDAVEKVHGALWNGHRQVVDADVTKYFDTIPHAELMVCLARRISDARMLRLLKSWLKVPVEERDDKGNARLTGGKGSKQGTPQGGVISPLLANIYINRFLKAFRLHGLDKKYGAVLVNYADDFVILCRHGAKAVLARVNGYFEKMKLSLNQNKTSVRNARNDHFTFLGYTFGPRRSKVDGRSRQAAVPASKALQRFHTRIRELLRPGNQTPIKETVARLNRRLRGWANYFCYDNVGPARQNMDLYVYDRIRSFLRRRHKVGSLGADRFPMSYVFGSLGVVSLRRLPRRRLAQASS